GCTTTCAACGTTAGATTCCTTTGCTGTTACCGTGTGGAGCCTCTCGTTGGCCCTAAGTACCTTAGCGTTATAAATATCGATCGTTATCCGGTTCTTTTCCCTTTTCCGGATCATCTGGAATTTCGGCTTCTCACCATTATAGGAGATGACAACCCTTGCAAGCCCGGACATCTCCCTCAATTCAATACCGGTAATTTCCACCTCACCTTCCTTGACCTGGCGTTTTTTGCCAAATTCAAGGTCATAGGGTGATAATGAAACCAAGATTTTCTCATCGGTAACCCTGGAGACCTTATACAGAACCGGTTCGTTCAGCATTATCTCGATCCTCGAGTTCCCTGACTGCGGAAAAAAGGATGATTGAACTTCGGTGGCCAATCCCTCTTTGAGTTCAATCGGAGCGGAGAACGCCGACGAATCCATGTTTGGAATATCAATCACTAGACGTCTGGGATTTGACAGCCTGAAAATCGTATATTGAAGTTTG
The genomic region above belongs to Nitrospinota bacterium and contains:
- a CDS encoding AMIN domain-containing protein, whose protein sequence is MAFIHRISGYLLVLALLVSPSCSSTSTSAPTKFIPIGSKYITRIEPVQKQDLLELTVEGSSKLQYTIFRLSNPRRLVIDIPNMDSSAFSAPIELKEGLATEVQSSFFPQSGNSRIEIMLNEPVLYKVSRVTDEKILVSLSPYDLEFGKKRQVKEGEVEITGIELREMSGLARVVISYNGEKPKFQMIRKREKNRITIDIYNAKVLRANERLHTVTAKESNVESVALYQFATDPEGLVKVVAELREFTSSNIFERKGELVLDMGSEAIISTASVVA